The window ACCCGATTACCTCGGAGAGAAGAAGAACAGGGAGCGACGACATGGGATTAGTTCGAAGAGTCGAAGAATTAGCAGCGAAGGAGACCAGAACGAGGGACGGAGAAGCGAGGGGCGACGCCGCAGTTCGAGGTGCTGTGTTCTTGACCTTTGGGTATGCTTAACAATGCGCCATCGGTGAAGCCAAGCATATGATCCTCCTCCTAACAAAGCCAAGGAATTTGCATTGACCAGCGACATGACAGTCAAAATTATGATGAGACTATCCAAATTTGATGTAAATCTCAATTCGACTATGTCAATTTTCGGTCTTGAGTTTGATACGGACGGCAAAAGAAACGAAGCTGGGAGGAGCAACGGAGGACAAACGTGACACAGTAAAAGTAACCGCTAGTGCAGAGGACAGGTGGCCCAGCCCACTCCCCATTAGCTGTCCGCCTGTCATCACTCGCCAAATCTGTTGTTGCCGTCTCCATCAGAGCAATTCGAACCGCTATGAATAGATTCCATAGACCCACACAATCCGCATAAACGAACAAAATACAAAGTGCATCTAAAGATGGTTAGATCGAACCACATACAGGTAATCGCGAGCTCGATTTCAATCGGACCGAACCCAAACCAACGATTTGGACCATCACCCGGAGGAGACACCTGTTCCATGCAGCCCTGCCACGTGCCCTCTTCTTACCCTCCCCAACCTCGTCAAATATGAATCACTCCGCGGGTGGATTCAAGCCTTGCTCGATCGATGAGAGGAATGGACGTCATGGTGGGGTTCGAAGACAACCCGTTGATGGCGGCTCTCCACCACCTGATGGACTTGACGGCGGGGGGAAACGCTGCGTGCGGGGCCACCTGCGCCTACGTCCGGGACTGTGGAGCCACGGCGTCGACGCCGGCGGATGTGAAGGAGCTGCCGAGCAAGCTGGTCTTCGAGATCGACATGCCCGGGGTCAAGCCCGGAGACGTCAGGGTGCAGGTGGAGGACGACCGCTCGCTGGTGGTCAGCGGCGAGCGGAGGAGGTGTGAGGACGGGGAGGGGGAGTACGTGAGCGTGGAGCGTCGCGTGGGGAAGTTCATGCGCGAGTTCCAGCTTCCGGAGGACGCGGACTTGGACGCCATCACGGCGCTGTGCCAGGACGGGGTGCTCACTGTGACGGTGGAGAAGCCGCCGGCGGCGGAGCCGAAGAAGCCGAAGACCATAGATGTTAAGATGGGTTAAGTGATAAGGGGAGTTGGGTCGACGAAGTCaagtaggagagagagagagactctatTGCTTCTTTATAATAGATATAAGCTCTTGTAAATGCTCCAAAAATAATGAGCGTTCTGTCGTACTAGTAAGCTATTTTTTGCCTTTCTTCTTTGTAATAAATAAAAGCTCTCCTAAATGCTTCAGGAATAAATTTAATATACCTTTTTCTTATGTTGAGAAAAAGATATGAAGAGGTGTAAATAAGATCGCTGTACATAAATTGAATAAGTGGagcaaataaaattttattattattattattttttctatctCCTCCATCGCTCCATCTGTTTTATTCTCATCATAACGAGTAtactttaataataataatattttattttatttttttatttataatatatattgatCGAGTATACTTTaataaaaaagtttttttttatttttttatttgtaataCATATTGatagtgaatatatatatttattgataGTGAAAATATATATTTGTCCTTGAATCCGAGTGTCGCCCTCCCTTGAAGAAAAATCATGTCGCCCTCGGttgaagaaaaataatttttatgacgaaaaaataattataatattttttaaaatataaaaaagtataaaaataatattttaaatctaaGATTTTTTTTGAACTATTCAAGTACATTTGAGGGTCTTAAATTGTTTACTTGAGTGTTGGAGGGATTGAGTGTTGGAGGGACTGAGTTAAAAAATATCTCTCAATTTCGATCTTTTTACAGGTGGTACCTTGGGAGCTTTACGTTTTCACATcggataacattatgcataagggTTTGAATTATATCGAGTTGaccaaaatatcaaaaatatttttccttaacattttggtgctagaaggagaatCAATGTCGTAGGAATGTTCGCTTACTAACCTTCTCAACGAACGCTTGAATGATGAGGCTCTGTCTCCGACATATAGTACTTTCACTTAGGGGGGCAACAACCACCCTTTCTGTATATGGATGCATCCATCTCGGCTAAAATGTCAATGCGATATGGGCATTTGTTCCATGACCTAGGCCTCTCGCCCACGAAGGCAACACCGAGCTAATGTCAATAAGGGCTCCGAAGGTGATGGTGGCAAAAAGTCCATCACCCTCGATAAGCTCTTCAAGTGCATTTGTTAACACTCACAGCGGCGATGTCACCGAGAGCGATGGCTATGCCTCCCTAGAGCACCACATCCTCGAGCTCGATGACTTCGCCCCCGAAGGTGGCGTCGACAACTACTTGGCATTTCGCCTCTATCCCTTTCGTCCTCATTTTCATCGATCTATCGTACAACCCAAAGAAGCACTGAAAATCATCGCCACTACTTGGCTTGGTTGCTCGTCATTGCCCCCGAGCTAACACCAACCAGGAGTCTGAAGGCAACGATAGTGGAAAGTTCATCACCCTCGGCCAGCTCTTCAAGTGTGTCGACAATGCTCACAGTGGTGATGTTGCTGAGAGCAATGGTTATGTCTCCCTAGAGCACCACGTCCTCGAGCTCGATGACTATGTCCCCGGAGGTGGCATCGACGACCACTTGGCCTTCCGTCTCCATCCCTTTCATCCTTGTCTTCACCGATCTCTCGTACAATATAAAGAAGCACCAAAAACTATCACCACCACTTGGCCCGCTCGACCACCACAACCCTTGAGCTAATGCCAACCAGGACTCCGAATGTGACAATGACAAAAAGTCCATCACTCTCAGCCAGCCCTTCAAGAGCATTGGCAACACTCATAGTGGCAATGTTTCCGAGAGCGACGACTATGCCTCCCTGGAGCATCACATCCTCGAATTCGATGACTTCGCCTTGGGAGGGGGCGCGTTGACCATTTGGCCTTCTACCTTTGTCCATTTCATCCTCATCTTTATCGATCTCTCGTATAGTATAAAGAAGCACCAGAAGCTATCACTCTTATGCAAAAATGACCTCGCTATCAACCCGATCGTCAATCTTGGGCCACCAAAGGCGATCACCAATATCGTGACACTGTTGAATTCCATCTCTGGTGAGGCGAGGGAAGGAGAGATCTTCATGTTGCTAGGGGAGTCCACCTTGATCAATGCCTTCATGAACCGCATTATGTAGGAGAGCTTGTAGATTACCATCACCCACAATGATGAGAAGTTGAGAGGTGGCTCCTTGAGGTGATATTTGCTTACATAAAGTAGGATGACCTCCTACACCTCATGCTCACTATGGAAAAGACCTTCATGTTCTTC of the Musa acuminata AAA Group cultivar baxijiao chromosome BXJ3-2, Cavendish_Baxijiao_AAA, whole genome shotgun sequence genome contains:
- the LOC103976446 gene encoding 17.0 kDa class II heat shock protein-like, giving the protein MRGMDVMVGFEDNPLMAALHHLMDLTAGGNAACGATCAYVRDCGATASTPADVKELPSKLVFEIDMPGVKPGDVRVQVEDDRSLVVSGERRRCEDGEGEYVSVERRVGKFMREFQLPEDADLDAITALCQDGVLTVTVEKPPAAEPKKPKTIDVKMG